A genomic window from Streptomyces broussonetiae includes:
- a CDS encoding transposase — protein sequence MAQATHLTLRMLAERIEQLTGQIDELNQRLTQLVEAHAPQLLVPVGIGPDSAVTLLITMGDNPERLNTEASFAALCGVSPVEYSSGRRSTHRLNHGGDRRANAALHRIVFTRLRHEPRTQAYYERRTQEGKTRRETIRYLKRYAAREVFNLVRPVSRTPAL from the coding sequence GTGGCCCAGGCCACCCACCTGACCTTGCGCATGCTCGCCGAACGCATTGAGCAGCTCACCGGGCAGATCGATGAGCTGAACCAGCGCCTGACCCAACTCGTCGAAGCCCACGCCCCCCAGCTGCTCGTACCGGTGGGCATCGGCCCGGACAGCGCCGTCACTCTCCTGATCACCATGGGGGACAATCCCGAGCGGCTGAACACCGAGGCGTCCTTTGCTGCCCTTTGCGGAGTCAGCCCAGTCGAGTATTCGTCGGGCCGGCGGAGCACGCACCGGCTCAACCACGGCGGCGACCGCCGTGCGAACGCGGCCCTGCACCGCATCGTGTTCACCCGCCTGCGTCACGAGCCGCGCACCCAGGCGTACTACGAACGCCGCACCCAGGAGGGAAAGACCCGACGCGAGACCATCCGATACCTCAAGCGATATGCCGCCCGAGAGGTCTTCAACCTGGTCAGACCGGTTTCCCGCACCCCTGCGTTATAG
- a CDS encoding magnesium transporter CorA family protein — MVTRTRLYHDGTLVLEDFPVSDVPAHLADPASVLWLDLHRPGAAELTMLGQEFGIHELALEDAAHHGQRPKLDRYRTHEFLSAYAVTVSPDGAQLTYSEIAVFLTSQAMITVRKDDGLDIEDVVARWDESPDLAGHGVGFLLHGLLDHLVDGHFAAVQQLDDSIEDLEGLLFAAGRREIEAVQRRVFALRKSLVQLRRVVLPMREVVNTLMRPGLHLINDPLAPYYQDVYDHVLRATEWTESLRDLVASVMETNLSVQANRMNLIMKKVTSWAAIIAVPTAITGYYGQNLPYPGFGRESGFVTSAAVIVLLSALLYLTFKRKDWL, encoded by the coding sequence ATGGTGACGCGTACCCGGCTGTATCACGACGGCACTCTGGTCCTGGAGGACTTTCCCGTCAGTGACGTCCCTGCGCATCTCGCTGATCCGGCGTCGGTCCTGTGGCTGGACCTGCACCGGCCCGGAGCCGCTGAACTCACCATGCTCGGTCAGGAGTTCGGCATCCACGAACTGGCTCTGGAGGATGCCGCTCACCATGGACAGCGGCCGAAACTCGACCGCTATCGCACCCACGAGTTCCTCAGCGCCTACGCCGTGACCGTCAGCCCGGACGGTGCGCAACTGACGTACAGCGAGATCGCCGTATTCCTCACCAGCCAGGCCATGATCACCGTCCGCAAGGACGACGGCCTCGACATCGAGGACGTCGTCGCCCGCTGGGACGAGAGCCCGGACCTGGCCGGCCACGGCGTCGGATTCCTGCTGCACGGTCTGCTCGACCATCTCGTGGACGGACATTTCGCCGCGGTCCAGCAGTTGGACGACAGCATCGAGGACCTGGAGGGTCTGCTCTTCGCGGCCGGGCGCCGTGAGATCGAAGCCGTGCAGCGCCGAGTTTTCGCACTGCGTAAGTCGCTCGTCCAGCTGCGCCGCGTCGTGCTCCCGATGCGTGAGGTGGTCAACACCCTCATGCGCCCCGGCCTGCACCTGATCAACGATCCTCTCGCCCCGTACTACCAGGACGTCTACGACCACGTGCTGCGTGCCACCGAGTGGACGGAATCACTGCGGGACCTGGTGGCCTCGGTCATGGAGACGAACCTCTCGGTCCAGGCCAACCGCATGAACCTGATCATGAAGAAGGTGACGAGCTGGGCCGCGATCATCGCCGTACCCACCGCGATCACCGGCTACTACGGCCAGAACCTCCCCTATCCCGGTTTCGGCCGCGAGTCGGGATTCGTCACCTCCGCCGCCGTCATCGTGCTCCTGTCCGCATTGCTGTATCTGACGTTCAAGCGCAAGGACTGGCTCTGA
- a CDS encoding slipin family protein → MQALIVLIVVIGLLAVLALALSVKVVKQYEKGVLFRFGRLVGTRSPGLRFIIPFVDALHRVSLRVVTMPIQSQGIITRDNVSVDVSAVAYFRVVDAVKSVVAVENVNAAINQIAQTTLRKVVGRHTLDETLSETDRINLDIRQILDVTTVDWGVQVTLVELKDIQLPDTMKRAMARQAEAEREKRAKIINAEGESLAAAALGDASDTMMAHPLALQLRNLQSLVEIGVDQNTTVVFPAPLMSTIGELGSFLARETAAAAPAAAAPPAGTGRTHTSLSPAGSAPGTAA, encoded by the coding sequence ATGCAAGCCCTGATCGTTCTCATCGTCGTGATCGGTCTTCTGGCCGTCCTGGCCCTCGCCCTGTCCGTGAAGGTCGTCAAGCAGTACGAGAAGGGAGTGCTGTTCCGCTTCGGCCGACTCGTCGGAACACGCTCCCCGGGACTGCGGTTCATCATCCCGTTCGTCGACGCCCTGCACCGGGTGTCGCTGCGGGTCGTCACCATGCCGATCCAGTCCCAGGGCATCATCACCAGGGACAACGTGAGCGTGGACGTGTCGGCGGTCGCCTACTTCCGGGTCGTCGACGCCGTGAAGTCGGTCGTCGCCGTGGAGAACGTCAACGCGGCGATCAACCAGATCGCCCAGACCACCCTGCGGAAGGTCGTCGGCCGGCACACGCTCGACGAGACACTGTCGGAGACGGACCGCATCAACCTGGACATCCGCCAGATCCTGGACGTCACCACCGTCGACTGGGGTGTGCAGGTCACCCTGGTCGAGCTCAAGGACATCCAGCTGCCCGACACCATGAAGCGCGCCATGGCCCGCCAGGCTGAGGCCGAGCGGGAGAAGCGAGCGAAGATCATCAACGCGGAGGGCGAGTCCCTGGCCGCAGCCGCGCTCGGCGACGCCTCGGACACCATGATGGCCCACCCCCTGGCGCTTCAACTGCGCAATCTCCAGAGCCTGGTGGAGATCGGTGTCGACCAGAACACCACCGTCGTCTTCCCGGCCCCCCTCATGAGCACGATCGGCGAGCTCGGCTCCTTCCTCGCCCGGGAAACCGCTGCCGCCGCACCCGCCGCGGCAGCGCCACCGGCCGGCACCGGCCGCACCCACACGTCCCTCAGCCCGGCAGGCAGCGCGCCCGGCACCGCGGCGTGA
- a CDS encoding ATP-binding protein — MTGWRVRDYTQDDLEAVIRVDMQSGTTEEPPLFPLSDAVTALQTRHPAVVATADDVLIGAAVSRVEGERAWILRICMAPTWRQRGLGSALITALEQRVFAAGVRAVHAALPEGETGATALRNCDFGARPGLVFFEKRGPVTPQSAGTLSSLGAELPPGGLWQKVAGMQREKQLIERRLVLPLAHPELAAQHGVEPPRAVMLFGPPGTGKSTFAHAIASRLGWPFLELFPARLAAEYGLATGLNRRFDEIARLDHVLVFIDEVEEVAGERGGADATAVGVVNELLKAIVRFRSQDGRLLVCATNNVTTLDSAFLRHGRFDYVLPIGPPDHTARTALWESYLARAGARADSAVLASASEGFTPADIAHAARTVSQAQFERTFDTGTRTTPTTDDYLDTICDTKPTVSAAMAREFAQQTEEFARI, encoded by the coding sequence ATGACGGGTTGGCGGGTCAGGGACTACACCCAGGACGATCTCGAAGCGGTGATCCGTGTCGACATGCAGAGCGGCACGACCGAGGAGCCGCCGCTCTTCCCACTCTCGGACGCCGTGACGGCCCTCCAGACCCGCCACCCGGCCGTGGTGGCCACGGCCGACGACGTGCTGATCGGCGCCGCGGTGAGCAGGGTGGAGGGCGAACGGGCATGGATCCTGCGCATCTGCATGGCGCCCACCTGGCGGCAGCGCGGGCTGGGCAGTGCCCTGATCACCGCCCTTGAGCAACGCGTCTTCGCCGCCGGCGTCCGCGCGGTGCACGCCGCCCTGCCCGAGGGCGAGACCGGTGCCACCGCCCTGCGCAATTGCGACTTCGGCGCCCGCCCCGGGCTGGTCTTCTTCGAGAAACGCGGACCGGTGACCCCGCAGTCGGCCGGCACGCTGTCCTCGCTCGGAGCGGAGCTGCCGCCAGGGGGGCTCTGGCAGAAGGTCGCGGGCATGCAACGGGAGAAGCAGCTCATCGAGCGGCGCCTGGTCCTGCCGCTGGCCCATCCCGAACTGGCCGCCCAGCACGGAGTGGAACCGCCACGGGCGGTGATGCTGTTCGGCCCGCCCGGGACCGGCAAGAGCACGTTCGCGCACGCGATCGCCAGCCGCCTGGGATGGCCCTTCCTCGAACTGTTCCCCGCCCGTCTGGCCGCCGAGTACGGCCTGGCGACCGGGCTGAACCGGCGCTTCGACGAGATCGCCCGGCTCGACCACGTCCTCGTCTTCATCGACGAGGTCGAGGAGGTCGCCGGCGAACGCGGCGGCGCGGACGCGACCGCTGTCGGCGTCGTCAACGAACTGCTCAAGGCGATCGTCCGGTTCCGAAGCCAGGACGGACGGCTGCTCGTCTGCGCCACGAACAACGTGACCACGCTCGACTCCGCGTTCCTGCGGCACGGCCGCTTCGACTACGTGCTGCCGATCGGCCCTCCCGACCACACCGCCAGGACCGCACTGTGGGAGAGCTACCTGGCCCGAGCGGGCGCGCGGGCCGACAGCGCGGTACTCGCGTCCGCCAGCGAGGGGTTCACCCCCGCCGACATCGCCCACGCGGCGCGTACCGTCTCCCAGGCCCAGTTCGAGCGCACCTTCGACACCGGAACCCGGACCACCCCCACCACCGACGACTACCTGGACACGATCTGCGACACCAAGCCCACGGTCAGCGCTGCCATGGCCCGGGAATTCGCCCAGCAGACGGAGGAGTTCGCCCGCATCTAG
- a CDS encoding DUF5994 family protein, with the protein MIDSAGPHPRARGQVRAMAVTIDRTTSSRCAPPQPARLSLTPAPGGLDGMWWPRSRAFTRELPSLTAALGDLWGRITSVTVHPAYWPVLPHWVSYAGRTVQVGWSTEEQDPHRLTLFSADGRRDVLVIPPETGADAAAQLMVGDGVDASAREQAADRIDARNREEAWEDDGGAGRPSSRPRPIGAAGPSPAGRRR; encoded by the coding sequence GTGATCGACAGCGCCGGGCCGCACCCACGAGCCCGGGGACAGGTTCGCGCCATGGCCGTGACCATTGACCGTACGACATCGAGCAGATGTGCGCCGCCGCAGCCGGCCCGGCTGTCCCTGACGCCCGCGCCGGGCGGGCTGGACGGTATGTGGTGGCCTCGCTCCCGTGCCTTCACCCGTGAGCTGCCGTCGTTGACGGCCGCATTGGGTGATCTCTGGGGTCGTATCACGAGTGTCACCGTGCACCCGGCCTACTGGCCCGTCCTGCCGCATTGGGTGTCCTACGCCGGGCGCACCGTGCAGGTGGGCTGGTCCACCGAGGAGCAGGATCCCCACCGACTCACTCTTTTCTCCGCTGACGGCCGCCGGGACGTGCTGGTGATTCCGCCGGAAACCGGTGCGGATGCCGCCGCGCAGTTGATGGTCGGCGACGGCGTCGATGCCTCGGCCCGGGAGCAAGCAGCAGACAGGATCGATGCACGAAACAGGGAAGAAGCCTGGGAGGACGACGGCGGAGCAGGTCGACCGTCGTCCCGGCCCCGGCCCATCGGCGCGGCAGGGCCTTCGCCCGCCGGTCGACGGAGGTGA
- a CDS encoding MarR family winged helix-turn-helix transcriptional regulator, whose protein sequence is MAEQQTPKGALDDVDAVTRAVLTASRLLVAVSARSLAAVEERVTVAQFRMLVVLSTRGTTKLVELAELLQVAPSTAMRMVDRLIVAGLADRQANPVNRRETLLRLTEEGRRTVEEVTARRRAEIAAIVERLRPMERLALVEALNAFNEAGGEPPAPGADDPEPHPLGWIVDGTLAHDA, encoded by the coding sequence ATGGCGGAGCAGCAGACCCCCAAGGGTGCCTTGGACGACGTAGATGCGGTTACCAGAGCGGTGCTGACCGCGTCGCGCCTGTTGGTTGCGGTCTCCGCCCGATCGTTGGCGGCGGTGGAGGAGAGGGTGACCGTCGCCCAGTTCCGGATGCTGGTGGTGCTGTCCACCAGGGGGACGACCAAGCTGGTCGAGCTCGCCGAGCTGCTCCAGGTGGCACCTTCCACCGCCATGCGTATGGTCGACCGGCTCATCGTCGCCGGGCTTGCCGACCGGCAGGCCAATCCCGTCAACCGTCGCGAGACCCTGCTGCGGCTGACTGAAGAGGGCCGGCGCACCGTCGAGGAAGTCACCGCCCGGCGGCGCGCCGAGATCGCTGCCATCGTCGAACGACTTCGCCCAATGGAACGGCTGGCGCTCGTGGAGGCGCTCAACGCCTTCAACGAGGCGGGAGGCGAGCCTCCGGCACCGGGAGCGGACGATCCGGAGCCGCACCCGCTCGGCTGGATCGTGGACGGAACGCTGGCGCACGACGCCTGA
- a CDS encoding PP2C family protein-serine/threonine phosphatase, with amino-acid sequence MVTVHKLTSGSVMLSWLPVAAMAVVAAADVVAGPGVGFLPLVSLGPAFSGLVGGWRRTALIGAVALLVCVGLGLYDGLFEERRGFTAMASVAGVTAAGIAAAVMRLRREAELASVRSVAEVAQRVLLRPVPRTAGPLQAAVSYTSAVAEARIGGDLYEVVASPHGIRAIVGMCRARGWLRWRRPPSCSALSGRQPTTSRTWSGWGRGERSVARELEGEKFVTAVLAEFGSEYEAVFLNYGHPAPLVVRESGSVDFAQPPSFALPLGLGAHGGEGPRPYRVVFAPGDQLLLYTDGVTEARDPGGSFYPLGDRAGLLKEPDADRALEALREDLVRHAAGPLHDDAAMLLLRYHDHAG; translated from the coding sequence GTGGTGACCGTGCACAAACTGACATCGGGTTCCGTGATGCTGTCCTGGCTGCCGGTGGCGGCGATGGCCGTGGTGGCCGCGGCGGACGTCGTTGCCGGGCCAGGGGTGGGGTTTTTGCCGTTGGTCTCGCTCGGGCCGGCTTTCTCCGGGCTGGTCGGCGGGTGGCGTCGTACGGCGCTGATCGGCGCGGTGGCCCTATTGGTGTGTGTGGGGCTCGGTCTGTACGACGGGCTGTTCGAGGAGCGCCGAGGGTTCACGGCGATGGCGTCGGTCGCCGGGGTCACCGCGGCGGGCATCGCGGCGGCCGTGATGCGCTTGCGTCGGGAGGCCGAGCTGGCCAGCGTCCGGTCGGTCGCGGAGGTGGCTCAGCGGGTGCTCCTGCGGCCGGTGCCGCGGACAGCGGGCCCGCTCCAGGCGGCGGTGTCGTACACATCGGCCGTGGCGGAGGCTCGCATCGGAGGCGACCTGTACGAGGTGGTGGCCTCGCCGCACGGGATCCGCGCGATCGTGGGGATGTGCAGGGCAAGGGGCTGGCTGCGGTGGAGACGGCCGCCGTCGTGCTCGGCGCTTTCCGGGAGGCAGCCCACGACGAGCCGGACCTGGTCAGGCTGGGGGAGGGGGGAGCGGAGCGTGGCCCGTGAGCTGGAGGGAGAGAAGTTCGTGACCGCGGTCCTCGCTGAGTTCGGATCGGAGTACGAGGCGGTCTTCCTCAACTACGGGCATCCGGCCCCGTTGGTTGTCCGTGAAAGCGGCAGCGTCGATTTTGCACAGCCGCCGTCCTTCGCCCTGCCGCTGGGTCTGGGCGCGCATGGCGGTGAGGGGCCGCGGCCCTATCGGGTGGTCTTCGCGCCCGGTGATCAGTTGCTGTTGTACACGGACGGTGTCACTGAAGCCCGGGACCCGGGCGGCTCCTTCTATCCGCTCGGTGACCGGGCGGGCCTGCTGAAGGAACCGGATGCGGATCGTGCCCTGGAGGCGCTGCGTGAGGACTTGGTCCGGCATGCCGCCGGGCCGCTCCATGACGATGCCGCGATGCTTTTGCTCCGCTATCACGACCATGCGGGATGA
- a CDS encoding chloride channel protein, with translation MALAVVVGAGAGVGSVVFRWCIKTFTRLLSGHNDYSASPGTSNPHVPWLGPYFVVLVPVIGGLLYGPLVNRFAKEARGHGVPEVMLAVAQRGGKISPKVAVVKTLASALCIGSGGSVGREGPIVQIGSALGSTLGRVTKAAEGRTKLLVACGAAGGIAATFNAPLAGVFFAMELILGTFSAEAFGATVLASVTSSVIGRASFGDVAFLTLPAFHVDHLAQYGFFALLGIVAALVGLGFTRFLYLIEDACDWLWRGPEWLRPAVGGGLLGLVLLALPEMYGVGYPVLEKATEGGYAVGFLLLLLAGKMLATSLTIGIGGSGGVFAPSLFIGAMLGSAYGIGVHHLLPGTAGAVGAYAVIGMGATFAGAARAPITAVVILFELTGEYSIILPLMLAIVLATATSHLLSRDTIYTLKLRRRGIDLEGPAPGAAIGTQHVGAVMEPLPSPLPATTALADAADLLSLSGHGALPVVAETGEYVGVVTAQAVAEALAEQPDAAPHTVEQLAAPPTTVTPEQPLAQALHALLSAAGTGVPVLDSERGKPVGWLSHQSALRAVHATT, from the coding sequence ATGGCATTGGCCGTGGTGGTCGGTGCTGGTGCGGGCGTCGGCTCGGTCGTCTTCCGCTGGTGCATCAAGACCTTCACCCGCCTGTTGTCCGGGCACAATGACTACTCCGCCTCCCCCGGCACGAGCAATCCGCACGTGCCGTGGCTGGGCCCGTATTTCGTGGTGCTCGTCCCGGTGATCGGCGGTCTGCTGTACGGCCCGCTGGTCAACCGTTTCGCCAAGGAGGCCCGCGGGCACGGCGTGCCCGAGGTCATGCTGGCCGTCGCTCAGCGCGGCGGGAAGATCAGCCCGAAGGTCGCCGTCGTCAAGACGCTCGCCTCCGCCCTGTGCATCGGCTCCGGCGGCTCGGTCGGACGCGAGGGCCCGATCGTGCAGATCGGCTCCGCGCTCGGTTCCACCCTCGGCCGCGTGACGAAGGCGGCCGAGGGCCGCACGAAGCTGCTGGTCGCCTGCGGCGCGGCGGGCGGCATCGCGGCCACCTTCAACGCCCCCCTGGCCGGCGTCTTCTTCGCCATGGAACTGATCCTCGGCACCTTCTCGGCGGAGGCGTTCGGCGCGACGGTGCTGGCCAGCGTCACCTCGAGCGTCATCGGCCGCGCCTCCTTCGGTGACGTCGCCTTCCTGACCCTGCCCGCCTTCCACGTCGACCACCTCGCCCAGTACGGCTTCTTCGCCCTGCTCGGTATCGTCGCCGCGCTCGTCGGCCTGGGCTTCACCCGCTTCCTCTACCTGATCGAGGACGCCTGCGACTGGCTCTGGCGCGGCCCGGAGTGGCTGCGCCCCGCAGTCGGCGGTGGGCTGCTCGGCCTGGTGCTGCTGGCGCTCCCGGAGATGTACGGCGTCGGCTACCCGGTCCTGGAGAAGGCGACCGAGGGCGGTTACGCGGTCGGTTTCCTGCTCCTGCTGCTGGCCGGCAAGATGCTGGCGACCAGCCTCACCATCGGCATCGGCGGCTCGGGCGGCGTCTTCGCGCCGAGCCTGTTCATCGGTGCCATGCTGGGCTCCGCGTACGGCATCGGCGTCCACCACCTGCTGCCCGGCACCGCCGGCGCGGTAGGCGCCTATGCCGTGATCGGCATGGGTGCCACCTTCGCCGGCGCGGCCCGGGCGCCGATCACCGCCGTGGTCATCCTCTTCGAGCTAACCGGCGAGTACTCGATCATCCTGCCCCTGATGCTGGCCATCGTGCTGGCCACCGCCACCAGCCACCTGCTGTCCCGCGACACCATCTACACCCTGAAGCTGCGCCGCCGCGGCATCGACCTGGAAGGCCCGGCCCCCGGAGCGGCCATCGGCACCCAGCACGTCGGTGCCGTCATGGAACCACTGCCCTCCCCGCTGCCCGCGACCACAGCTCTCGCCGACGCCGCCGACCTCCTGAGCCTGTCCGGCCACGGCGCACTCCCGGTCGTCGCCGAGACCGGGGAGTATGTCGGCGTCGTCACGGCACAGGCAGTGGCCGAGGCCCTCGCGGAACAACCGGACGCCGCGCCGCACACCGTCGAGCAACTCGCCGCGCCACCGACGACCGTCACGCCGGAGCAGCCCCTCGCCCAGGCCCTGCACGCCCTGCTGTCGGCCGCCGGAACCGGGGTACCCGTCCTGGACTCCGAGCGGGGCAAGCCGGTGGGATGGCTCAGCCACCAGAGCGCACTTCGCGCGGTACACGCGACCACCTGA
- a CDS encoding NAD(P)-binding protein produces MRVVICGAGIAGLALAGRLHNVLGWEVVVLEKAPQPRTEGYMIDFFGPGRRSTNSRPSWSSPIPPCGNSCPAWATASCSAPAHASAHPPVGETRTRWPRPPT; encoded by the coding sequence ATGAGGGTCGTCATCTGTGGGGCCGGTATCGCGGGACTCGCCCTGGCCGGCCGCCTGCACAACGTGCTCGGCTGGGAGGTCGTGGTCCTGGAGAAGGCGCCCCAGCCCCGCACCGAGGGCTACATGATCGACTTCTTCGGGCCCGGGAGGCGATCAACCAACTCAAGGCCGTCCTGGTCATCGCCGATCCCGCCCTGCGGGAACAGCTGTCCAGCCTGGGCAACCGCGAGCTGTTCCGCACCTGCGCACGCCTCGGCCCACCCGCCGGTGGGGGAGACGAGGACGCGGTGGCCCAGGCCACCCACCTGA
- a CDS encoding fatty acid desaturase family protein has translation MTTHTPRRRPPPPAGGSDFARLSKKIAEAGLMNRRPGYYTVRSIAVAVAYAGGWSAFVVIGAGWWTLAVAAFLAMMFGQVALLAHDVAHRQVFRRRRPSETAGRIAGAAIGMGYGWWQDKHTRHHANPNHEDLDPDIAPDLLVWSQDQARAATGLPRIIGRRQAFLFFPLLLLEGVNLHVSSARALGNRALKNRVLDGTLLYGHIAAYLTAVFLVLPPGMAIAFLAVNQGLFGLYLGYLFAPNHKGMPTLTGNDRPDFLRRQVLTARNVRGSWFTDLALGGLNHQIEHHLFPSMPSPHLRRARPIVRHYCQDLGVDYLETGLIASYRQALASLHRAGAPLRRARISSARA, from the coding sequence ATGACCACCCATACCCCGCGCCGTCGCCCGCCTCCCCCCGCAGGTGGCAGTGATTTCGCCCGCCTGTCGAAGAAGATCGCCGAGGCCGGCCTGATGAACCGGCGCCCCGGCTACTACACCGTCCGGTCCATCGCCGTGGCCGTCGCCTACGCCGGGGGCTGGAGCGCGTTCGTCGTCATCGGCGCCGGCTGGTGGACCCTGGCGGTCGCCGCGTTCCTCGCCATGATGTTCGGCCAGGTGGCTCTGCTCGCCCACGACGTCGCCCACCGCCAGGTCTTCCGTCGGCGCCGGCCCAGCGAGACGGCTGGCCGCATCGCCGGGGCCGCGATCGGGATGGGCTATGGATGGTGGCAGGACAAACACACCCGCCACCACGCCAACCCCAACCACGAGGACCTCGACCCCGACATCGCCCCCGACCTGCTCGTGTGGTCCCAGGACCAGGCCCGCGCCGCGACCGGACTGCCGAGGATCATCGGCCGTCGGCAGGCGTTCCTCTTCTTTCCCCTGCTCCTGCTCGAAGGGGTCAACCTTCATGTCTCCAGCGCGCGGGCACTGGGCAACCGCGCCCTGAAGAACCGCGTCCTGGACGGCACGCTGCTCTACGGGCACATCGCCGCCTACCTGACCGCAGTGTTCCTCGTCCTCCCACCCGGCATGGCGATCGCGTTCCTGGCCGTCAACCAGGGCCTGTTCGGCCTCTACCTCGGCTACCTCTTCGCCCCCAACCACAAGGGCATGCCGACCCTGACCGGCAACGACCGCCCCGACTTCCTGCGCCGGCAGGTCCTCACCGCACGCAACGTACGCGGCAGCTGGTTCACCGACCTCGCCCTGGGCGGCCTGAACCACCAGATCGAACACCACCTGTTCCCCAGCATGCCCAGCCCCCACCTGCGCAGGGCCCGGCCCATCGTCCGCCACTACTGCCAGGACTTGGGAGTCGACTATCTGGAAACCGGACTGATCGCCTCCTACCGGCAAGCACTCGCCAGTCTCCACCGAGCAGGAGCGCCACTGCGGCGTGCCCGTATCAGCAGCGCCCGAGCATGA
- a CDS encoding DUF5994 family protein has protein sequence MDSTEGISHTGFHAGSFSARDETRGAAKAARRRVRIMSATLHQLLPHHEPVAAPAVRLALKTDGPSRGLLDGAWWPRSRDLLSELPALTDVLDPLWGRITRIAVNPKYWPVIPHEIPVGGHVVKVGWFTPEIDPHKLLLLSYGTGRWDLLVIPPETETESAARLMAAASDYDGPPLTASALIAADETRHAVSAADRPLEPDEAGKHEEDGPASAAVPARTDRASRLVIGM, from the coding sequence GTGGACAGCACCGAGGGCATTTCGCACACCGGCTTCCACGCCGGGTCGTTCTCGGCGAGAGACGAAACCCGGGGCGCCGCCAAGGCGGCCCGGAGACGGGTCCGCATCATGTCGGCGACCTTGCACCAACTCCTGCCACACCACGAGCCCGTCGCAGCCCCGGCCGTGCGTCTCGCGCTGAAGACCGACGGCCCGTCGCGCGGCCTCCTGGACGGTGCCTGGTGGCCCCGCTCCCGAGACCTGCTGAGCGAGCTGCCCGCACTGACCGATGTGCTGGACCCTCTGTGGGGCCGCATCACCCGCATCGCCGTCAACCCGAAGTACTGGCCGGTCATCCCGCACGAGATCCCCGTGGGCGGTCATGTCGTCAAGGTCGGATGGTTCACCCCGGAGATCGACCCGCACAAGCTGCTGCTGCTCTCCTACGGCACCGGCCGCTGGGACCTGCTGGTCATCCCGCCCGAGACCGAGACGGAGTCGGCGGCCCGCCTGATGGCGGCCGCGTCCGACTACGACGGCCCACCGCTGACCGCAAGCGCTCTCATCGCCGCGGACGAGACCCGGCACGCCGTCTCCGCCGCCGACCGGCCACTCGAACCGGACGAGGCAGGGAAGCACGAGGAGGACGGCCCCGCCTCAGCGGCCGTTCCGGCACGGACGGATCGCGCCAGTCGCCTGGTCATCGGCATGTGA
- a CDS encoding DUF5994 family protein, which translates to MAGSDTPDFPRLLPDAVHRSVKPGTALLRLETTHAREGILDGAWWPRSRDIGAELPSLISALTEHLGPVTRVGLDGSAWDELPTRVMVDDRVVHIDSFPVGDDTVLITRGEGDLFSLLLVPPDTSPDAARAAMARAVRAENVTEARQILIETGSDTPPTPA; encoded by the coding sequence ATGGCAGGCTCAGACACCCCCGACTTCCCCAGGCTCCTGCCGGACGCCGTGCACCGGTCGGTGAAACCCGGAACGGCCCTGCTGCGACTGGAGACCACCCACGCACGCGAGGGAATCCTGGACGGCGCATGGTGGCCGCGGTCCCGGGACATCGGTGCCGAGCTTCCCTCGCTGATCTCCGCGTTGACCGAGCATCTCGGGCCTGTCACCCGGGTCGGTCTGGACGGCAGCGCCTGGGACGAACTGCCGACCCGGGTGATGGTCGACGACCGGGTCGTGCACATCGACTCCTTCCCGGTCGGTGACGACACCGTCCTCATCACCCGAGGCGAAGGGGACCTTTTCTCTCTGTTGCTGGTCCCTCCGGACACGTCGCCCGACGCGGCACGCGCCGCGATGGCCAGGGCCGTACGGGCCGAAAACGTCACCGAGGCCAGGCAGATCCTCATCGAAACGGGCAGCGACACGCCACCTACGCCGGCCTGA